The following is a genomic window from Abditibacteriaceae bacterium.
GTGAAGCGCGGTTGGGTCACCACCGACGATTCGATGGGCCGCGCTATCGTGATGTGTTTGCATCTGGTTTCGACGTTCTGTCTTGTCGGAGCGTTGGCGCTTGCAGCATGGTGGGGCGGCGGCGCATCGCGGCCTCGTTGGAAAGAGCAGGGTTCTGTTCCCGGCGCGCTCGGCCTGATGCTCTTCAGCTTGATTCTCGTCGGTGTTTCCGGCGCGATCTCCGCGCTCGGCGCAACGCTCTTTCCTGTGAATTCTTTGGCCGAAGGTTTGGCCGCCGACTTTTCGCCAACTGGACACTTCCTGCTGCGCCTGCGTTTCTGGCATCCGTTCTTGTCGCTCGCCGCAGGGCTTTATGTTGTGCTCATCGCGGGCATGATGACCAAACTGCGGCCTTCGCCCAGCGTGCATAAATTCGCGCTGTGGTCGGAATGTTTGCTCGCAACGCAGATTGTCGTTGGCCTCGTTAATATCTTCTGGCACGCGCCGATTCCGCTGCAGCTCCTTCACTTATTGCTGGCCGAAGCACTGTGGATTTCGACCGTACTTCTGGCAACTGCAGCCGTCGCGCACGATGCGCCCCAGGTCGAGCTTTCGCCCGAATTCAATTACGGTTCGCGTGAAGAGTTGGCGGCGCTTGGCCCGGCGACGATTAAAGATTATGTCGCGCTCACGAAGCCGCGCGTGATTTCGCTTTTGCTCTTCACGACGTGGATGGGAATGTTTGTCGCGAAGCAGGGCTGGCCCGGCTTGTGGCTGTTCATCGCAACCGGCGCGGGCTTGTATGCCGCAGCGGGCGCGAGCAACGCGATTAACATGGTGCTGGAACGTGACCTTGATGTGCGCATGGAACGGACGGCCTCGCGCCCGACTGTAACGCAGAAGATTGCGCCGCGCGATGCGCTTCGTTTCGCGTTTCTTCTGGAAGCGTTTTCGTTCGGGATTTTGTGGATTTCATCGAACTTACTGACGGCGACTCTGGCTCTTGCGGGGCTTGTGGTTTACGTCGTGGTTTATACGCTGTGGCTCAAGCGCCGCACGTGGAGCAACATCGTCATTGGTGGCGCTTCGGGCGCGTTTCCGCCGCTTGTCGGTTATGCGGCGGTGAGCGGCGATTTGTCTCCGCTCGCGTGGTGTTTGTTTGCGATCGTGTTTTTGTGGACGCCCGTTCATTTCTGGGCGCTCGCCTTAC
Proteins encoded in this region:
- a CDS encoding heme o synthase; translation: MPTEFAPQNLNPQSNAESASLPPMWDDTPTRGFLWFSRAAWGVLAFTLLIILGGAFVRASGSGAGCGSNWPDCDGAVIPAFKSIAQVIEFSHRATSGLLGFAVLGLWIASFRVFPRGHSARKAATAAFLLTVWEALIGAVLVKRGWVTTDDSMGRAIVMCLHLVSTFCLVGALALAAWWGGGASRPRWKEQGSVPGALGLMLFSLILVGVSGAISALGATLFPVNSLAEGLAADFSPTGHFLLRLRFWHPFLSLAAGLYVVLIAGMMTKLRPSPSVHKFALWSECLLATQIVVGLVNIFWHAPIPLQLLHLLLAEALWISTVLLATAAVAHDAPQVELSPEFNYGSREELAALGPATIKDYVALTKPRVISLLLFTTWMGMFVAKQGWPGLWLFIATGAGLYAAAGASNAINMVLERDLDVRMERTASRPTVTQKIAPRDALRFAFLLEAFSFGILWISSNLLTATLALAGLVVYVVVYTLWLKRRTWSNIVIGGASGAFPPLVGYAAVSGDLSPLAWCLFAIVFLWTPVHFWALALLIKDDYAKAGVPMLPVVKGDRYTVIQIIGYALLTAAISGLPLLLQVRGPVYIVSALVLNAILLWQSWALLKGVTRPRASKLFHFSMLYLALLFAAMAVDRTLWKPLTNQAVRSNSTVRVVVNFERQ